A single genomic interval of Zunongwangia sp. HGR-M22 harbors:
- the xerA gene encoding site-specific tyrosine recombinase/integron integrase → MNKSITLIPLIHRGTKQIAIKFGNDSKTRSFIKSYKAIKWSQSKTTYYVRYSPLQFIDLKLYCLNAGFVLNREAFKNEEIPEYLYDAIKKNPDEKPTMKKLYKSLPKEHRALLKDYIGYLRGKRLSESTLKSYGFFVLRFIDLLKNKAIDDFANVDLDYFMTNVLAKENYSISSHRQCVSALKYLTEFCNVEKFDASEFNRPKKSKYLPIVLSDHEVLKLIQVTRNLKHRAIIALLYSAGLRIGELINLKVSDIDFSRNVIHIKQGKNRKDRVVNLSETVKPLLNNYLMTYEPRNFLIEGRDNSAYTPSSVRNFLKISCKQAGILKRVTPHTLRHSYATHMLENGVDIRYIQELLGHSKPETTMIYTHVAQKDLNKIKNPLDLAIERITNITNRDEKVLISGN, encoded by the coding sequence ATGAACAAATCGATAACACTTATTCCACTTATCCATCGTGGAACAAAGCAAATTGCTATAAAATTTGGAAATGACAGCAAGACTCGATCTTTTATCAAGTCTTATAAAGCTATAAAATGGTCCCAATCTAAGACTACATATTACGTTCGTTATTCTCCTTTACAATTTATCGATTTAAAGCTTTATTGTCTAAATGCGGGATTCGTGCTAAATAGAGAGGCTTTTAAGAATGAAGAAATTCCTGAATATCTTTATGATGCAATAAAGAAGAATCCTGACGAAAAACCAACAATGAAGAAATTATATAAATCCTTACCAAAAGAACATCGTGCTTTACTTAAAGACTATATTGGCTACTTACGTGGCAAAAGATTAAGCGAAAGCACTTTAAAAAGTTATGGCTTTTTTGTATTAAGGTTTATAGATTTATTAAAAAATAAAGCCATTGATGACTTCGCTAATGTTGATTTGGATTATTTTATGACCAACGTATTGGCAAAAGAAAACTATAGCATTAGTAGCCATCGGCAATGCGTTAGTGCTTTAAAATATTTAACTGAATTTTGTAATGTTGAAAAATTTGATGCCAGTGAATTTAACCGCCCCAAGAAAAGTAAATATTTACCCATTGTGCTCTCTGATCATGAAGTATTAAAACTGATACAAGTTACACGTAATTTGAAACATCGAGCAATTATTGCCTTATTGTATTCTGCCGGTCTTAGAATTGGAGAGTTAATTAATTTAAAGGTAAGCGATATTGATTTCTCTAGAAATGTAATTCATATTAAACAGGGAAAAAATAGGAAAGATCGTGTGGTTAATTTGAGTGAAACTGTAAAACCACTTTTGAATAATTATTTGATGACTTATGAGCCTAGAAATTTCTTAATTGAAGGAAGGGATAATAGTGCTTACACCCCTAGCTCTGTTAGAAATTTTCTTAAAATAAGTTGTAAACAGGCGGGTATTTTAAAACGAGTAACTCCACATACTTTAAGACATAGTTACGCGACACATATGTTAGAAAACGGAGTTGACATTCGATATATTCAAGAATTATTAGGTCATTCTAAACCAGAGACAACAATGATTTATACCCATGTAGCCCAAAAAGATTTGAATAAGATCAAGAATCCTTTAGATTTGGCTATAGAGCGTATAACAAATATCACAAATAGAGACGAAAAAGTGTTGATATCCGGAAACTGA